The Glycine soja cultivar W05 chromosome 15, ASM419377v2, whole genome shotgun sequence region AGCTTCCACACCCTCAGTGCTCACACACTGCTTCACCACTTTCAGAacaattttcttcatttcttcatCAGGTGACTGGAATTCACGAATCAGAATGAGCATGACTTCCTTAGTATAGTAACTGGCATACAGGGCTTCCATCAACGGAATAATAAACCCAATTGCCTTCAGAAATGCAGCCAACACCTTCCCACGGTGTTGCCTAATACCCTTCCACAGTGGCTTCAAGACAGAGTCAAAACTTTCAATACCATAAGGAGCAGCAGCCTCAGCAAGTGCAGCAAGAGACAATGCAGTGATCGTTCTCACCTTCTGATTCTCATCATTCAGTCCATGCTCTATAATTTCCACAAGAGATCTCAGATGTGGCAACACCGCACAACCAATTAAAATGGCAATCTGCTGCACAATCTTAATCCCAGTGTGCCGAGCTTGCCATGATTTCTTACTCTGACAAACAGCCTTCAAGAACGGCAACAGTGCAGGAATACCAAGAGCCGAAGCAACAACACTAAAGGCCCTAGCAGTAGTGTTCCTAACATattcatcaatgttatcaaTATCAGGCCGCATAGCAGCAATCATAGTAGCCAACCCAGCAGCTTTACTAAGATTAGATATTATTTCTCTGCCCTCCACACGGGCATAGTAGTCTTCATCAATCAACAAGGGTTCAATAACAACAAGAATCTTATGCACAAAAGGCCGTACCAATTCATCTAACTTATACAAAACCCTGTCAATTACCTTAACCAAAAGATGTCTCTCTTGATCCTCCAGTGTAGGCTGCATGAGCAATGGCAAAATCCGGTTAAACAACGGCCCAGCACCAAACTCACGAGCCTTATCAGTAAGCTGCCTCAATGCAGTCTTCCTCTGCGGTGGCGTCCCATTCTTCACTTTAAGCAGAAGCTTCATAATCTTCCTTTCCTTCTGCTCATCCGGCGACAACTCCTCTTCATTCTCCTCATTCAACAACGCCCCAAAGTACTGGTAATCCTCAGGCTTCATAAATGGCAACCCACCAGGCGCTTCCTTTGGAACATCAAACTGCTGCCCACGATTCTCCTCAGGAATCTGATAAAGAGGAGTCCCCAGTGGTGTAGGAGTAGCGAGAAGCTTCCTCGCTGGCGTCCTAATGGGCACATACGAAGCAGGGGGATCCAAAACCTTATACCCCTCTTGAGGAAACATAGCATCAAGCTCCTCATCAGTCAAGGGGCGATTCCGCTCTTCAATATCCCTCTCCCACCTCAACAAATTGTACTGCTCCGGCGTAATGGAGCCTTGTAAAGCCCCAGGGGTAGGAGTAGCGAGTTCAATACCACCAACAGGAGTAACACCAGGAGTATAAGCAGCAGCAGGAGTCGCACCTGGCAAAGGAGTAGCACTTCCCATAGTAGCAGGAGTCTCATCCCACCTTGACCTTTGCCTCTTGGGAGTTGGAGTAGCCATCCCAGAAAGCTTGGGAGTAGCATCCCAAGTCATACCAGCAGGTGTGGCACCGGGTGTAGCACCACCTGCACAGGAACAAACccagaaaaaaatgttagtggggacataaaattaacaaagaaaaacaagggTGTAGCAGTAACACTACCTGCAGGTGTTGCATCAGAATCCGCAACTCTACCAGGAGTGGGAGTCTCATCCCACCGGTTCCTCCTCCCAGGCGTCGCGTCAGTAACCCTCCCCGGCGTCGGGGTGGCATCCCACCGCCCCGGAGTGGTGTCCGGCATGTCCCAATCAGATGTTTTCGCCTTCTTCGCGGCCGCGGCCGCGCCGGCACCACCGTCATCCTGAGACTGGTCCCAGCGGTTCCTCCTCTTCTGCTGCTGTTGAGGCGGCGCGTCCTTGGcggcctcctcctcctccttcttcttcttagcGATGGCTTTCAGAGTCtcctccttctccctcttgagagCCTCCTCGCGCATGATATCGGCGTAGGTCCTCACCGAAGGGTCGGGGGTCTTCTCGCCGGCGGCAAAGGGGTCGTGGCGCTCCGGCGAGATGATCTGGTTGAGGCGGCGGCGGCGGTAGTCATCCTCGCGGTCGATGATGCGCTGCGGCTTGCGGAAGCCGATGTCGTTGTCGGAGTCGGGGGCGGAGGGCATGTCCTTGAGAAGCGACTTAGGGGCGGTGTAAGAAGCCAGCTTGCGCGCGACCTCGTTGTCCATGGCGTCGAGATTCTCGTCGTCTTCGTTGGCAGGGATGGAAGTGAGGTAGGAGCCCTTGTCGCTTCCGCCGTAGAGATCGGTATCAAACGTGACGGAGGTGAGCGACGCCAGTTGCTGCTCCATTCGCTTCCGCTCTTCCTGCGTCTTCGCGATCTCGGGGTCCACCGAAGCCATGATGATGCTTCGAACTCCTAAAACCCTAGAcacagagaaagagagagggaagGCAGGGTTCTAGATTGATGGATGGATTTCGATTCGCAAAATGGATACAAatttgaaagagaaagaaacccTATGCAGGTTACTGAGTCAATGTTAAAACACAGATTCAGATATAACACAACAATGCGAGGAATGGAACCGACATATGCGTTTGGGCCAGTCTGCCCCAATTCTTCTATCTACCAAAACCTTCTTGAAGCCCAAGTCCATTCCGCAAGTTAAGGTCCAAGTCCAatctacattatttattttttttcttacacgaTGTTCAATTGATTTCTTCATTCCATTCCATATGAATTGGGTTTTTGTAACAAGTTCACATCTTTGGAAAGTGCTTTTTTGTGgattggattttcttttttttgttgttgtctaggatatatattattttcaagaattaaatttaCAATTAGTATTTTATGTGGATCACATTATACATTTATTAGATTAttactaatatttatataaaccttgtttaaattgatatattttaaacgTCTTTTTCGTCATCCACAAGTTTAATCgtataaaatttatacaaatatcaattaatcacttgactgatgaaaaaaaaatgcaaatatgataatttgaatttgaaactaaataacaaaataaattttagacgaatctttttttttatatgtaagaaatataaaaagaataagacTAATGTCCATATTGATGTGGGACTCTCAACACATCCCCTCAAAAGATTCTTTTCTTTGGCTGAGCTAAAGGCTCATTTTCATCCTAGCAGAGAAGACATCCAAAAGGTTCCCTTAAAAATCAGACCTATCCAACTATATAAGCACTTATCATGTTCGTTAAGCACTCGATGTGGGACTCTCAACAACCCAGTCCAAGGCTATGCAAGCTTTACAACACATGCACGTTTGACTGTTAGATTACCTGGTCCTTTTATACAGATGCACTCACAAGTCAATGCTTTTCATTCTAACTAGAAGGACTAATAGAAATATCAAAACTAAAATCTGACACTCGTTAACAATGATATGATGACTGCACCAAAATAGAATTCACAGTGATGGAATTCATTCATCCAtacataacataacataaactaCCATATCGCCCCTTTATTATTATAGTGCTATttgatcttctcctttctttgtTTCTGATTTTCTATCTAAGCCATAgaagaaaaaaggtaaaagaccAAGATGCAGATTCCTCTTGTGCTGACTGGAAGGTTTAGTCATATATACGATACAAAGATGTTGTTGGTGGGTCAAGCACTCAAGCATCAGtgctaaagaatgaggaaaatgGGTTGTCAACTGAAAACtcatttgtttcttcttttcattgTCTGGGGATCATGGTCATTTCTCTGTTATGATCTCCCAAGTGAGTACTCCATATTAGCCCTTGAAATTGACAAGTTTCCTTCGGAGGAAGGGGTGGTTGAGCTGTTTCAACGATGGAAGGAGGAAAACAAGAAGATTTACAGGAACCCAGAAGAAGAAAAGTTAAGGTTCGAGAATTTCAAGAGGAACTTGAAATACATTGTAGAGAAGAACTCGAAGCGAATTTCTCCTTACGGGCAGAGCCTCGGATTGAACCAGTTTGCTGACATGAGCAATGAGGAGTTCAAGAGTAAGTTTATGTCAAAGGTGAAGAAACCATTTAGCAAAAGGAATGGCGTGTCTAGTAAGGATCACTCTTGCGAAGATGAACCTTACTCCTTGGATTGGAGGAAGAAGGGTGTTGTGACTGCTAGCCGTGAAGGATCAAGGCTATTGTGGTAAGCTTCTATAGTCCATATACACCAATAGATTTGAAAAGATTGATGATGATTTATATTGTTCTATTATGGTTCTCTGCTTGTCAAAACTCACTactctaatttaatattttgaacttCGATCAGTTTTGCATATTGTAAAAGTATTTCTTATTCTATTTTTAGGTAGTTATTGGGCATTTTCTTCCACTGATGCCATAGAAGGAATAAATGCAATAGTCACCGCGGACCTTATAAGCCTTTCCGAACAGGAACTTGTGGACTGTGATAGTACTAATGATGGATGTGATGGAGGCTAGATGGATTATGCTTTTGAATGGGTTATGTACAATGGTGGGATCGACACAGAAACTAATTATCCATATATTGGTGCAGATGGTACATGCAATGTCACAAAGGTCTTCTTTCTTACTTAATATTATGACTAAGTCCTGCCTTTCTTTCCTATGTTATTTGCTTGTGTTTGTAGACCACGTTGTATTTCTGTATgcctaatttattaaaataaaaaaattcttgaatTAGGAGAAAACAAAGGTTATTGGCATTGATGGCTACTACGATGTGGGGCAATCTGATAGTTCTCTATTGTGTGCTACAGTGAAGCAACCCATCAGTGCCGGTATAGATGGCACTTCATGGGATTTTCAACTATACATTGGCgtaagtgttattttatttcctagTATGTTTATTTGACCATTCACTATTGTAGAAGTAAAAACCAGAAAATGGACTTTGCTTCCACAAACAAGtcgttttctgttttcttttttaacaggGAATCTACGATGGCGATTGCTCAAGTGATCCAGATGATATTGATCATGCAATTTTAGTTGTGGGTTATGGCTCAGAGGGTGATGATGATTACTGGATTGTGAAGAATTCATGGAGAACCTCATGGGGAATGGAAGGGTGCATTTATCTTAGAAAGAatactaatttaaaatatgGTGTGTGCAATCAACTACATGGCCTCTTATCCTACCAAAGAGCCTACTACACCATCCCCAAGTAGTCCTCCATCACCGCCGCCACCAAGTAAATGTGGACAATTCTCATATTGTCCAGCTCATGAGACATGTTGTTGACTTTATGAGTTCTTTGATTTTTGCTTAGTCTATGGTTGCTGTGAATCTGAGAATGCTGTGTGTTGCATTGGGACCGAGTTAGAGATGGACTTTGTCTCCAGGTATGAGATATCATGTCTATATTCTAGCCTCTTCCAATTGGTAACATAACATTCTTAATGTAATTAATGTTGTAACTATACTCGTAAATTTGTGTCATGTAGACGCATGGAGATTTAGTGGGAGAGGCTGCAAAGTAAAGAAAGATGGGAAGGCAACAGTTACCATGGACTAAATTTGAACAAACAGAAAAGACATATCATCACCTTCAGATGAGGAGGAATGCTTTTGCCGCACTGCTTTGAATCTAATTTTTTCTCTGTAGCTAGCTCTAATGAATAGTAATTTATGGACACCCAATATGTTATATATACGACACCTGGTGagacaaaaaaaacagaaaaaatataGGTATTAGAGGTTATATTATATGATTTGACATgaggagaaaaataaagaaaaataatgagtgTTAGAggtagtatttaaaaaaataaatgtttatgtaCCATTTCTCATCTCATGTTTAGATTTTCTCTATACTGTGTACCACCATGGACATGGATTATATCTATCTTTGATTTAGTTTCTTctgcttcttttctttttcgatAACAATTCTTCTGCTTCTTAATACAAGAAGAATGGCACTAAATATCATTTTGTTTGATAAAGTTAATGTTGTTCAAGCATTTGTTAGCCTAAGTTGAAGATGATGAGCGAAGTATAAACTTGATAACGAAAAATCTAATTACACCATGCatgtataattattaattttattaacatcGTCAAAAACTTTgaggattttattattattacactttgaggaaaaaaattgtttacaaaGAGTTGTATTACCTTTAATTATGAGTATTTTTCGATCaaatttttatcatgttttattttaaaaaaattacgaaGAGAGGACATTGAAGGGAggttaacaaaaagaaaagctacaaataatattaaaaatttaaatacaaaatttgttGCAATTACGGCTGGAGCATAGCTGAAATAGTATCTCatctagtttttttcttttaatcctaGAACTAGAACTGTAGTGAGTAAATAATTGTAGCCTCCACAATTTTAAGAAGAAATGACGTAAATTTCTAGCTTTCCTTTCAAGACCCTGCATGATTAAGATTAGCATAAACTTAAATTACTGTACTTATATTTATTGTTCTTTGGACCCTGGCCAATTTGACACTTTCTTTCAtcattaaaaaacatttatttcccTTCAACAACTTTTGCAATAATTATTCAAGACTTGTTtgcttattaaaaattaatcgcTGCGATCCCAAAAATGGAATTCATTATGCAAATATTGCAAATTTCATATGCTTAATTGTACCTAGctaataatcataatttcatgctTCCACATTGTCTCATCAGCATTTAAAAGCTCATTTCCCCCTTCAAGTGCAATAATCCTAGTCCATTTTGTCGTTCTTTCCGACCTTTCCCGGTTCTTTGGGCAAATTCGTCTCCAACCAAGAAATTGCATGTGTTTGCTCCAACAAAAGAAGGCATACATGAGTGTAGCATGTTTGCCTTAGCTCTTGAGAAGCTCAAAAATCATGGTTTGGAAAACCAAGGTTCCAAACTTGAAATCAATTATGCTAATAATTGTTGcgattataaaaatgaaaagagttAACGGAGAATCCCACTCTTTTCCTATTTGTTGAAAGGGCTtcaattcatattaaattttcataaaGATATTGAATCTATATTTGTTAATTGTtcgtaagaaaaaaaaagattagctAGGGTACGCCCAAGCTAATCAACTTTCATTAAATTAACACTCACTTCCACATATTCAATATGGAGAAAACCGGTACAATTCAACTTTTGACAAAAGAGCTAGATTTCCTAAATTTATGCTCAAAACAACAGCCAAATATCTAGGTTTTTCTAACACGTCAAATGTAGCATTGGACGGATACCTACATGAGTGTGTAGTACTGGTAactaaatcaattataattaatttaattcgtttaaaataaaaataattaatcaaactaATCCGAacactttaattaatttctatcagattttgatatttatttgattacttTGATGCCATTCTATGCTTCAtggactttatttttttatttttgaagtagACTATTGGCGCTATTATAACACCTAAGAGTGAAAAGACACACATTTGTCTGCCCGGAGCAAAGGGCAGTTAACTAACGCCAACTCTTTCTGCTGGGCTTTACATCGACACGTGGTGGTTGGATTTTCAAGCCAGTAACCAATTAACgatataattgtattttttttttattcagacTTGTGTAATTGTATTATAAAGCAAcagaaatatgaaaatttttagtattttcatatataacatTGATTTGATATTTGAGGGGGCTCTGTGCTTAATTGCTCATTCCTTCTCATTGGATGTTATCCTCTATTCCTATGTTTGGtagagagacaaaaaaattaaaattaaaatttaaattagaggaaaaattgaagaaaaattataattttttatttttgaaattaatttttttaattttatattttcttcaatcaaataaaaaaaaatatcgttatacatattttttttctcttgattttttttcatttcactttCACTTCTTTCAAAACATCTATACAATAACAAAATCAGTCTGTAATGATGCTACAGACTTATTAATGTTACACAATAAGtttagaataagaaaaaattcaacTCTAAATTACAATTGTATTTATTAATTGTCAACATATTAATGAAAGACAaccaataaaaatcaatttctaaGATATTCTAGTTAATTTCTTTGTAAAACGCTGTCAAAATGGAAGCTgacgataactttttaattatttcataaatatacTTAACATAATTgaagtttgatttatttttgtttttacattttAGAAACATcattaataggaaaaaaaatctttttttgttACAGCTAGTAATCTTATTTGATGCACAGTCAATAAATGTGACTAGATGATAGAGCTATTTCAATTAGTATATTATAATAGTTTTAGTAAATCCACGCTATTTGTcataacaaaaaaagtaaatacatgCGATGTATAATCCCATTGATTGAGCCCTGcagttttcaatttaaattttaaattgtcgtgtaggaaaatttaataaaattatatagttgaaaaaaataacatatattaatgAAATCAAGGATTTTATTAGTAAACCAACAAATCTTATGTTATGAAATTATTAAGGAAAATGGTAAGTAATGTCCTAAAGATATTATTTGGCATAttaaaagtgaattttttttattgaaaagtaTTATTAAGGCATCCAATCGTAGTTCTATTGTATACCAAACATGATTTCTTACGTAGaataaaacattattattttcaagaaaacaataaaacattattattgattttcttaCCAATGTCCTTAACAAGATCCAGCTATTAAAAGCGTCGAACACGGCCATTAATTATAAAGtcgaaatttttaataatatagtaCTAACATGTCATTAATTATAAGgtaatatgtttatatttaatgaaaatttaagctttaaaataaataagatttcaAGATGCCCATATATTTGTATTTACTTTCTACGCATGTGTTTGAAACGTGAGGTTTAATTCTCTATTCTAGGGGTAAATTTGGCATACAAACAAGATTGAACACTTAATAGTAGTTATAGAAATCACTCAAGATTTAAACATTGTCGCATCGAATTCACGGatataaaggaaataaataaataaaaagacaatTAATTAACCCGCTTACTTGGGTCAGAGTTAAATTCCACAATCTCTGCTTTGTACAATTTGAAATGTTGTTTGGCATGTGTGGAATTTTGTGGTGCACATGGTAATGTtgaatacataattattttgtgtagccttttttatttatcattcaaCTGCAATGCTTTGGGTCAACCGTTTTCTTCTCTGCGTTGTTTTCGTGAGAAAGCGGAAAGTAGTTGAATTAAAGAACAAAGAGGGGGCGTGAGGCACGTACCAGTCAAGAATGGCAGACAACAACCATCTTCGTGGGACGTAAGAGctattttttctaatatatatcaTTCATGTTCCTTAATCAATCTGTGTCCCGTCATCTAAGGACTAGCTTCGAttaagtctttttattttaaaaaaataagaatcatgTCAATTATATGGAATTAATGAATTATAATAGTACTATACTagtggagaaaaataaaatagtagtcTTCCTAttgaataaatgataaatagtattttttttttcttccttaaagCGTTCAAATTATCTAATAGGCCGTCCTACTTGTACGCCATTGTGGAGCTTGGAAATGTAAATATTCAATGAACTTTtatgtaaaaagataaaaagaagtcAACATGTAAAATatgttgttaaaaaataaatgaattatatatataatttcatgttACAGTTTGTGTCAAATTGTAAATTGTTTCTGGTTTACTCTCTTTATTCTGCACCCaaagaaaaagtatttttaaatcaaattttataaattaactaactattattcagagcttagATCAGATCCAGATTGGTTAGGATTTGTTTCTCCCAATGTAATTTAACACGTTCAAAATATttaccaataataataatcgTACATGATTGTCTCACACTCGTGTATCATTTTACAGTaactatcaaataaaaataattagtgtgataaatatattttaattattttttataatattttttacgattatttttttataatatgaatTTATAAACGTTTGGACAAGTGaattaaataatgattaaaaaagaaagacaagTGTATTAAATGTGTGTAACCTACTGATTACCACAACGAATTATTTCATCTTGTACTAAAACCAGAGACTGAATCTAGAAATATACTAGCGTTTCATTGGACTAGCATCATGATgatcatattaattaatcaacttaaaaatacaaatcaaattatttaaattagtttggacttatttgattaattagttttttttttaattttgacaacTATTACATAATCTACAACTATTAcatcaaagtattttttatatttttttcatttatttgaatCTTTTACTATCTTATATTCTATTGTTATCGTGTatcttaatttagtttttttttatacatcttAATCTAGttgttttattatgtaaatgtttaacatattttgagtaaaaaagttaaagaaatgCGTAAAGTAAAGTGATAGTTGATGACAAAATCTAAcattaagtaaaattaataattagccattaaaaaacaataagtatttttactttaatataaaattaaaattttatataaaataggcaataagtaaagataaaattttaaaaaatagataattttttttattataatccgATGACTTAAACCAAACTAACTCAatggataattattttaaaaaatatgtaaagtgatagttgatgaaaaaaatctaatattaattaaaaatctctTATCATGTATCATAATCCGATTAAGGATAAATGTCTACGAAAGACATTattgcttttgaaaaaaaacaagatcaaaggaacaaacttttatttttaagaaaaatcttaaaatcaatttcatattttagaaaaatgaaatttcaaacttGAAGAAATGTATACAAAAGGATTAaaccatttaatattaatttccaC contains the following coding sequences:
- the LOC114387961 gene encoding splicing factor 3B subunit 1-like, giving the protein MASVDPEIAKTQEERKRMEQQLASLTSVTFDTDLYGGSDKGSYLTSIPANEDDENLDAMDNEVARKLASYTAPKSLLKDMPSAPDSDNDIGFRKPQRIIDREDDYRRRRLNQIISPERHDPFAAGEKTPDPSVRTYADIMREEALKREKEETLKAIAKKKKEEEEAAKDAPPQQQQKRRNRWDQSQDDGGAGAAAAAKKAKTSDWDMPDTTPGRWDATPTPGRVTDATPGRRNRWDETPTPGRVADSDATPAGGATPGATPAGMTWDATPKLSGMATPTPKRQRSRWDETPATMGSATPLPGATPAAAYTPGVTPVGGIELATPTPGALQGSITPEQYNLLRWERDIEERNRPLTDEELDAMFPQEGYKVLDPPASYVPIRTPARKLLATPTPLGTPLYQIPEENRGQQFDVPKEAPGGLPFMKPEDYQYFGALLNEENEEELSPDEQKERKIMKLLLKVKNGTPPQRKTALRQLTDKAREFGAGPLFNRILPLLMQPTLEDQERHLLVKVIDRVLYKLDELVRPFVHKILVVIEPLLIDEDYYARVEGREIISNLSKAAGLATMIAAMRPDIDNIDEYVRNTTARAFSVVASALGIPALLPFLKAVCQSKKSWQARHTGIKIVQQIAILIGCAVLPHLRSLVEIIEHGLNDENQKVRTITALSLAALAEAAAPYGIESFDSVLKPLWKGIRQHRGKVLAAFLKAIGFIIPLMEALYASYYTKEVMLILIREFQSPDEEMKKIVLKVVKQCVSTEGVEAEYIRNDILPEFFRNFWVRRMALDRRNYKQLVETTVEIANKVGVADIVGRIVEDLKDESEPYRRMVMETIEKVVTNLGASDIDARLEELLIDGILYAFQEQTSDDANVMLNGFGAVVNSLGQRVKPYLPQICGTIKWRLNNKSAKVRQQAADLISRIAVVMKQCHEEQLMGHLGVVLYEYLGEEYPEVLGSILGALKSIVNVIGMTKMTPPIKDLLPRLTPILKNRHEKVQENCIDLVGRIADRGAEFVPAREWMRICFELLEMLKAHKKGIRRATVNTFGYIAKAIGPQDVLATLLNNLKVQERQNRVCTTVAIAIVAETCSPFTVLPALMNEYRVPELNVQNGVLKSLSFLFEYIGEMGKDYIYAVTPLLEDALMDRDLVHRQTAASAVKHMALGVAGLGCEDALVHLLNYVWPNIFETSPHVINAVMEAIEGMRVALGAAVVLNYCLQGLFHPARKVREVYWKIYNSLYIGAQDALVAAYPALEDEHSNVYSRPELMMFI